A region of the Streptomyces sp. NBC_00442 genome:
ACGCCGTCGAGGCGCGGGTGGACGCCGAGCCGGCCGGGGAGGGCCAGGAGGCCGCACCGCTCCCCGAGGGGCTGCGCCTGGACCTCGTCGACCCGGGCGCGGGACCCGCCGAGCGGGACGCGGGCGAGAGCACCCGAGCCGCGGAGACCCCCGACGTGCTGCCCGCCCTCGACGAGGCCGCCACCCAGGCCGAGGCGGCCGACGTGGCCGGCGCGTCCGAGTCCGACTCCTCCATGTCCGGCTCCGCCGGCATGGCCCGCCCCTACGTCGGACCGAGGCCTCGCATCATCACCCGCAAGGGGTGGGGCGCCGACGAGCGACTGCGCGAGCGCGGTTTCGTCTACACCAAGAAGGTCAAAGTCGCCTTCGTCCACCACACCGCGTCCGGCAACGGATACAGCTGCGCGCAGTCGGCCTCCGTCCTGCGCAGCATCTACCGCTTCCACGTCAAGAGCAGCGGCTGGCGTGACATCGGCTACAACTTCGCGGTCGACAAGTGCGGAAACATCTACGAGGGCCGGGCCGGGGGCGTGACCAAGGCGGTGCTCGGGGCGCACACCCTCGGGTTCAACACGGACAGCACGGGCATCGCGGTCCTCGGCACCTACAACAAGACGAACCCGTCGGCCGCCGCCCTCAAGGCCGTCGAGCAGCTCGCGGCCTGGAAGCTCGGTCTGTACGGACTGAACCCGGCCGGCAAGAGCACGCTCGTCTCCGGCGGCGGCAACCGCTACAAGAAGGGGCGCAGCGTCAGGTTCAACGCCATCGCCGGTCACCGCGACGGGTTCGCCACCGATTGCCCGGGGGCGCGCCTGTACAGCAGGCTCGGCACCGCCCGGGTCACCGCGGCCCACTACCAGGGCCGGCGCTGACCGGCGGCGGAGGCGCTCGGGGGGTCTGCATAAACTGGCCGGCCGGGAGATCCGTCGAACACGCGACGGAATCCGAAGGCCGGCCCCAGCAGGAAGCAGAGACGACAGGTGACTGAAGCGATCCTCCTGGTCGGTGGCAAGGGCACGAGACTGCGCCCGCTCACGGTGCACACGCCCAAGCCGATGGTGCCGGCGGCGGGCGTCCCCTTCCTCACCCACCAGCTGGCCCGTGCCCAGGCGGCCGGCGTCGACCACATCGTGCTCGCCACGTCCTACCTGGCCGAGGTGTTCGAGCCGTACTTCGGGGACGGCTCCGCGCTCGGTCTCAGCATCGAGTACGTCACCGAGGACGAGCCGCTCGGCACGGGCGGCGCGATCCGCAACGTGGCGTCGCGGCTCCGCTCGGGGCCCGACGACCCGGTCCTGATCTTCAACGGGGACATCCTGACGGGCCTGGACATCAGGGCGCTGGTGGACACCCACCGCTCGTCCGGCGCGGACGTCTCCCTGCACCTCACCCGGGTCGACGACCCGAGGGCGTTCGGGCTCGTGCCGACGGACGCGACGGGGCGGGTCACGGCGTTCCTGGAGAAGCCCCAGACGCCGGAGGAGATCGTCACCGACCAGATCAACGCGGGCGCGTACGTGTTCCGGCGCTCGGTCATCGACGGCATCCCCGCGGGCCGGCCGGTGTCGGTGGAACGCGAGACCTTCCCCGGCCTGCTGGCGCGCGGCGCCCACCTCCAGGGCATGGTCGACTCGACGTACTGGCTCGACCTCGGCACCCCGGCGGCCTTCGTCCGCGGCTCGGCCGACCTGGTCCTGGGCCGGGCCCCTTCCCCCGCGGTCCCCGGCCGCTGCGGCGACCGCCTGGTCCTGCCGACGGCGACGGTCGCACCCGACGCGAAGCTGACGGGCGGCACGGTGGTGGGGGACGGTGCGGTGGTGGGCGCGGGCGCGCGCGTCGTGGGCAGCGCGATTCTGGCCGGTGCGGTCGTCGAGGCGGGGGCGGTGGTCACGGATTCGCTGGTGGGGGCGGGTGCGCGAATCGGCGCGCGGACGATCCTGGACGGCGCGGTGGTGGGTGACGGGGCCCACGTGGGCCCGGACAACGAGCTCCGCTCGGGGGTACGGGTGTGGTGCGGCGCCGCCCTGCCGGCGGGGGCGGTCCGCTTCTCCTCGGACCAGTAGGGGCTGCCTTTCGACCCCGGGCGGGTGGGTCGTTCCTTCGCACCTGCCTGCGGACCGTGCGTGGTTGCCCGCGCCGTTCCCCGCGCCCCTTAACGGGGCTCGGCACCGATGGTTCGTGTCCGCCGCGGCGGAGCCGTGCAATGTCACAGTCCCGCGCCCCTTTACGGGGCTCGGCACCGATGGTTCGTGTCCGCCGCGGCGGAGCCGCGCAATGTCACAGCCCCGCGCCCCTGACCCGCTTTCGTGTGCGGACCGTGCGTGGTTGCTCGCGCAGTTCCCCGCGCCCCCAAAAACCCGCTTTCGGGTGCGGGCCGTGGACGGCTGGTCGCGCAGTTCCCCGCGCCCCTGTAGGGCACCCGGAGCCGCGCGATGTTGCAGCTCCGTGGCCCTTAGCTGCTCGGTGCGGGGCAGCATGGGCATCTTCAGCCCGTCATGGGGGTCCCCCCTGGCCCTTAAGGCCTTGGGGGAGTTTGAGGACGAGCGCCCTTTAGGCGCGAACGGGGTCTGGGGCGGAGCCCCAGGACACGGATCTCGGGCCACTCTCACCCCCGGAGGGTCTCGGGGAGGGGCGGGGCGGGGCGAGGAACCCGTACCCTCGAAGGACAGCCCACCCCCGAGGATCCCACCCGTGGCAGGACGATTCAGCCCCCGCACACCCACCCCCGGCCACCCCCGACGCGCGAGCGCCCCCGCACCCCGCCCGGCCGGGCGGACACGCGTGTGGGCCGCCACCAAGGGGCCGCTCGACCTCGCCCTCACTCTCGGCCCCCTCAGGCGCGGCCCCGGTGACCCCACCTACCGCACCACCCCCGACGGCGCGGTGTGGCGCACCTCCCGCACCCCCGCCGGCCCCGCCACCCTTCGCCTGACCGCCACCAAGGACACCGCGCACGCCGAGGCCTGGGGCGAGGGCGCGGAGTGGATGCTCGACCAACTCCCGGCGATGCTGGGGGAGTTGGACGATCCGGAGGCGTTCGAGCCCCGCCACCGCCTCGTTGCCGAGACCCACCGCAGACACCCCGGCCTGCGCCTGACCCGTACCGGCCTGGTCCTGGAGTCCCTGATCCCGTCCGTCCTGGAGCAGAAGGTCACCGCGACGGAGGCGTACCGTGCCTGGCGGCTCCTGGTGCGCGGATTCGGCGAGCCCGCGCCGGGCGCCGCCCCCGAGGGCATGTACGTCATGCCCGACGCCAGGCGGTGGGCGATGATCCCGTCCTGGGAGTGGCACCGCGCGGGCGTCGACTCCAAGCGTTCGGACACCGTCATGCGCGCGGTGCGCGTGGCCCGCCGCATGGAGGAGGCCGCCGCGATGGAGCAGACGCAGGCCGCCGAGCGGCTTCGGCTCATCTCCGGCATCGGCCCCTGGACGGCCGCCGAAACCCTCCAACGGGCCATCGGCGCACCCGACTTGGTGACGGTCGGCGACCTTCACCTGCCCGGCATCATCGGCCATGCCCTCGCCGGCAACCGCCACGCCGACGACGCCGAGATGCTGGCCCTGCTCGAACCGTACGCGGGCCAGCGCCACCGGGCCGTCCGCCTGATCCTGCTCAGCGGACGCACCCCGCCGCGCCGGGCCCCGCGCTTCCAGCCGAACAACATCGCTGTGCTGTAAGGGAGTTGGGGCAAGTCCCGCTCAGCGCACCTCGATGAACGCCGACGCCTCGCGCCCCGGCCGCTCCCGCGGCGGCTGTGCCGCGTGCCCGACGGCCACCGCGCCCATCGGGTCCCAGCCGGCGGGCAGCCCGAGGACATCGCGTACGACATCGCGGCAGAACATCGTCGAGGACACCCACGCCGAGCCGAGCCGCTCGCCCGCGAGGGCCACCAGGAAGTTCTGTACGCCCGCGCCCATCGCGACGACGAACATCTCGCGCTCGGCACCGTCGCGGCGGGCGTCCCCATAGCTGTGCGAGCCGTCCATCACCAGGCAGGGCACCACCAAGTACGGTGCGGCGCGCAGGACTTCGCCCCGGGCGACCCGCTTGGCGATCGACTCCTCGGACTTGCCGTCGCGGCGCAGGTCCGCGATCCACGCGTCCCGCATCGCGTCGAGCAGCCGGGTGCGGGACTCCGCCGATTCGAGCAGCACGAACCGCCAGGGCGTCGTGTGGTGCGGGGCCGGCGCGGTCACCGCTGCCGCCACCGCGCGCCGCACCGCTCCGGGGTCGACCGGCTCGCCCGTGAAGGCCCGTACCGTACGCCGCTGGGTGACCGCCTCCCGTACCGCCTCGGAGGTGCCGAGACGGAACATGTCGTCGACGGCCGAGCGGACCATCTCGCGGGCCGAACCCTCGCCCGCGAGGTGCGCGAGGCCGCGGACCACGGCGACCGGAAGGCCGCCCGCCTTGCCCTTCACGAGGTCACCGGCGGCGGCCAGTTCGTCGGCGAGCGAGATCACCGTGGCGCTCAGCGGGTTGCCGTGCGCGTCGGTGCCGCCGCGCAGGTCGTCGAGGACGCGTACGCCACTGGCGCCGATCGCCACATCGGTGAGGCCGTTGCGCCACGGCCGCCCGAAGGTGTCCGTGACGATGACGCCGACCTCGACGCCGAGCGCGTCACGCAGCCCGGCGCGGATCGCGGCCGCCGAGGTGTCCGGATCCTCGGGCAGCAACAGGACGGTGCCGGCCGGGGTGTTGGAGGCGTCCACGCCGGCCGCCGCCATCACCAGGCCCTGCCGGTTCTCGACGATGCGCAGGGCGCCGCGCCGCGCGACCACCCGTACCGTCTCGGCGTCGATGGCCGCCTCGCGGTCGGTGGCCTCGGTGATCCGGCCCTCCGCCTTGGAGACGATCTTCGAGGTGACGAGCAGGATGTCGCCGTCGGCGAGGCCCGGCTCGGCGGCGGCGATCAGCTTGGCGAGGTCGTCGCCCGCCTGCACCTCGGGCAGGCCCGGCAGCGCCCACACCCGGAAGGAAGCGGGGCTCACGCGCGGACCTCCTCCGCGAGCGTGAGGGCCTCGCGGGCCATCGCGGCCGTCGTCTCCAGGTCGGTCATCATCAACGGCACCGCACGACAGCGGATGCCCGCCTCCTCGACGCGGGCCGTCGAGCCCGCGTCCACGGTGTCGACGAGCCAGCCGTCGAGCAGCCCCGAGCCGTAGTGCTCGGCGACCGCCGCCGCCGTGGACTCCACGCCGACCGCCGCGAGCACCTTGTCGGCCATGCCACGCACCGGGGCGTCGCCGACGATGGGGGAGAGGCCGACCACCGGCACGCCCGCCTCGGCGATCGCCTCGCGGATGCCGGGCACGGCCAGGATGGTGCCGACCGAGACGACCGGGTTGGACGGCGGGAAGAGGATGACGTCGGCCGTGGCGATGGCTTCGAGGACGCCCGGCGCGGGCTTGGCCTGCTCGGCGCCGACCGGGACCACGGCCTGCGCGTCCACGGAGGCGCGCAGCCTCACCCAGTACTCCTGGAAGTGGATCGCCTTGCGTTCGCCGTCCACGTCCACGGCCACGTGGGTCTCGATGCGGTCGTCGGACATCGGGATGAGGCGGACGCCGGGCTGCCAGCGAGCGCACAGCGCCTCGGTGACGGCGCTCAGCGGGTAGCCCGCGCCGAGCATCTGCGTACGGACGATGTGGGTGGCGAAGTCGCGGTCGCCGAGCCCGAACCACTCGGGCCCCACCCCGTACGCCGCGAGCTCCTCCTTG
Encoded here:
- a CDS encoding peptidoglycan recognition protein family protein, with the translated sequence MRSFLASSIGVAAVAALALPLAATVPAAVPAAAAEPAGSTQSLPLAPLPGATRSAGGASQEGLAVREVRPFSLVGVVWDNADDELRGSVQVRSRARATGTWSAWQDLETHNHDHGADPGTPEAARPLHGSTAPLWVGDSDAVEARVDAEPAGEGQEAAPLPEGLRLDLVDPGAGPAERDAGESTRAAETPDVLPALDEAATQAEAADVAGASESDSSMSGSAGMARPYVGPRPRIITRKGWGADERLRERGFVYTKKVKVAFVHHTASGNGYSCAQSASVLRSIYRFHVKSSGWRDIGYNFAVDKCGNIYEGRAGGVTKAVLGAHTLGFNTDSTGIAVLGTYNKTNPSAAALKAVEQLAAWKLGLYGLNPAGKSTLVSGGGNRYKKGRSVRFNAIAGHRDGFATDCPGARLYSRLGTARVTAAHYQGRR
- a CDS encoding NDP-sugar synthase — protein: MTEAILLVGGKGTRLRPLTVHTPKPMVPAAGVPFLTHQLARAQAAGVDHIVLATSYLAEVFEPYFGDGSALGLSIEYVTEDEPLGTGGAIRNVASRLRSGPDDPVLIFNGDILTGLDIRALVDTHRSSGADVSLHLTRVDDPRAFGLVPTDATGRVTAFLEKPQTPEEIVTDQINAGAYVFRRSVIDGIPAGRPVSVERETFPGLLARGAHLQGMVDSTYWLDLGTPAAFVRGSADLVLGRAPSPAVPGRCGDRLVLPTATVAPDAKLTGGTVVGDGAVVGAGARVVGSAILAGAVVEAGAVVTDSLVGAGARIGARTILDGAVVGDGAHVGPDNELRSGVRVWCGAALPAGAVRFSSDQ
- a CDS encoding DNA-3-methyladenine glycosylase family protein gives rise to the protein MAGRFSPRTPTPGHPRRASAPAPRPAGRTRVWAATKGPLDLALTLGPLRRGPGDPTYRTTPDGAVWRTSRTPAGPATLRLTATKDTAHAEAWGEGAEWMLDQLPAMLGELDDPEAFEPRHRLVAETHRRHPGLRLTRTGLVLESLIPSVLEQKVTATEAYRAWRLLVRGFGEPAPGAAPEGMYVMPDARRWAMIPSWEWHRAGVDSKRSDTVMRAVRVARRMEEAAAMEQTQAAERLRLISGIGPWTAAETLQRAIGAPDLVTVGDLHLPGIIGHALAGNRHADDAEMLALLEPYAGQRHRAVRLILLSGRTPPRRAPRFQPNNIAVL
- a CDS encoding coenzyme F420-0:L-glutamate ligase; translated protein: MSPASFRVWALPGLPEVQAGDDLAKLIAAAEPGLADGDILLVTSKIVSKAEGRITEATDREAAIDAETVRVVARRGALRIVENRQGLVMAAAGVDASNTPAGTVLLLPEDPDTSAAAIRAGLRDALGVEVGVIVTDTFGRPWRNGLTDVAIGASGVRVLDDLRGGTDAHGNPLSATVISLADELAAAGDLVKGKAGGLPVAVVRGLAHLAGEGSAREMVRSAVDDMFRLGTSEAVREAVTQRRTVRAFTGEPVDPGAVRRAVAAAVTAPAPHHTTPWRFVLLESAESRTRLLDAMRDAWIADLRRDGKSEESIAKRVARGEVLRAAPYLVVPCLVMDGSHSYGDARRDGAEREMFVVAMGAGVQNFLVALAGERLGSAWVSSTMFCRDVVRDVLGLPAGWDPMGAVAVGHAAQPPRERPGREASAFIEVR
- the cofD gene encoding 2-phospho-L-lactate transferase, which gives rise to MRIVVLAGGIGGARFLRGLKSAAPDADITVIGNTGDDIHLFGLKVCPDLDTVMYTLGGGINEEQGWGRTDETFKVKEELAAYGVGPEWFGLGDRDFATHIVRTQMLGAGYPLSAVTEALCARWQPGVRLIPMSDDRIETHVAVDVDGERKAIHFQEYWVRLRASVDAQAVVPVGAEQAKPAPGVLEAIATADVILFPPSNPVVSVGTILAVPGIREAIAEAGVPVVGLSPIVGDAPVRGMADKVLAAVGVESTAAAVAEHYGSGLLDGWLVDTVDAGSTARVEEAGIRCRAVPLMMTDLETTAAMAREALTLAEEVRA